Proteins encoded together in one Microcoleus sp. bin38.metabat.b11b12b14.051 window:
- a CDS encoding RNA-guided endonuclease TnpB family protein has protein sequence MKLKAFKYRFYPTPEQETLLRRTMGCARLVYNKALSVRTDAWYKDKKRIGYNESSTMLTQWKKEEDLSFLNEVSCVPLQQGLRHLQTAFTNFFAGRTKYPNFKKKSSGGSAEFTKSAFKWKDGQVFLAKSPVALPIRWSRSIPEGCEPSTITVKLSPSGRWTVSMVVEVDIQPLPKSPNQIGIDLGITSLIALSTGEKVANPKAFKAKRAKLRKAQKALSRKTKGSNNRYKARLKVAKVHGSINDARQDFLHKLTTRLVRENQTIAVEDLAVKNMVKNRKLALSISDASWGELVRQLEYKCDWYGRTLIEIDRWFPSSKRCGHCGHVVEKLPLNIREWSCPKCGTNHDRDVNAANNILAAGLAVSVCGATVRPEQSKSVKAGATKQKT, from the coding sequence ATGAAACTCAAGGCATTCAAGTACCGATTTTATCCAACGCCAGAGCAAGAAACCTTGTTGCGGCGAACGATGGGCTGTGCGCGTCTTGTCTACAACAAAGCCTTGTCTGTAAGGACAGATGCTTGGTACAAAGACAAAAAACGCATTGGGTATAATGAATCTTCTACCATGCTGACTCAATGGAAGAAAGAGGAAGACCTCTCTTTTCTGAATGAGGTTAGCTGTGTTCCACTCCAACAAGGCTTGAGACACCTTCAGACTGCCTTTACCAACTTCTTTGCGGGTCGGACTAAATACCCAAACTTCAAGAAGAAAAGTAGCGGCGGAAGTGCTGAATTTACGAAATCGGCTTTTAAGTGGAAAGATGGTCAAGTTTTCTTGGCTAAATCTCCGGTTGCTTTGCCGATTCGATGGAGTCGCTCTATACCAGAGGGGTGTGAACCTTCTACTATCACGGTCAAATTGTCCCCTTCGGGTCGCTGGACTGTTTCGATGGTGGTTGAGGTAGACATTCAACCATTGCCAAAGTCGCCCAATCAAATTGGGATTGACCTTGGCATTACCAGTTTGATTGCTTTGAGTACGGGCGAAAAAGTTGCTAACCCCAAAGCGTTCAAAGCAAAGCGGGCTAAACTCCGCAAAGCTCAAAAAGCACTTTCTCGCAAGACAAAAGGCTCGAACAATCGGTACAAAGCCCGATTGAAAGTGGCTAAAGTCCATGGGTCGATTAATGACGCTAGGCAAGATTTCCTTCACAAGTTGACGACTCGGTTGGTGCGTGAAAACCAAACCATCGCCGTTGAAGATTTGGCTGTGAAGAATATGGTGAAGAATCGGAAACTTGCCCTGAGCATCAGCGATGCGAGTTGGGGTGAGTTGGTGAGACAGCTTGAATACAAGTGCGACTGGTATGGTCGCACCTTGATCGAGATTGACCGATGGTTTCCGAGTTCTAAACGATGTGGACATTGTGGTCACGTTGTTGAAAAGTTGCCTCTGAATATCCGGGAATGGTCTTGCCCTAAATGTGGGACAAACCACGACCGCGATGTAAATGCAGCAAATAACATTTTGGCGGCTGGGCTAGCCGTTTCAGTCTGTGGAGCGACCGTAAGACCAGAACAGAGTAAATCTGTGAAGGCGGGTGCTACGAAGCAGAAAACCTAA
- a CDS encoding thioredoxin family protein, with protein MGTPINSYAPDFELPGVDEEVHHLARYLEKFRAIGVVFMCNHCPYVQLYLDRLKALQADFQDRGVTLIGINANDANQYPDDSFENMKIFATENQLNFPYIRDVAQDVAESFGASQTPEVFLLDRDGRLRYKGSIDDNADDAGAVQVSYLRSAIEQLLNDKSIEPSSTEAIGCSVKWRE; from the coding sequence ATGGGTACTCCGATTAACAGCTACGCTCCCGATTTTGAACTGCCGGGAGTTGACGAAGAAGTTCACCATTTAGCTCGCTACTTAGAAAAATTTCGAGCGATCGGGGTAGTATTTATGTGCAATCATTGCCCTTACGTGCAGTTGTATCTCGATCGCCTCAAAGCACTGCAAGCAGATTTTCAAGATCGAGGTGTTACTTTAATTGGGATTAATGCTAACGACGCCAACCAGTACCCAGATGACAGCTTTGAAAACATGAAAATTTTTGCGACAGAAAATCAGCTCAACTTCCCGTATATCAGAGATGTTGCTCAAGATGTCGCAGAAAGTTTTGGAGCTTCTCAAACGCCAGAGGTTTTTTTGTTAGACCGAGATGGCAGATTGCGCTATAAAGGTTCAATAGACGACAACGCCGACGATGCGGGGGCGGTGCAGGTTTCGTATTTGCGGAGCGCGATCGAGCAACTGCTGAATGACAAATCGATAGAGCCTTCTAGTACAGAGGCGATCGGTTGTTCTGTCAAATGGCGAGAATAG